One Oncorhynchus masou masou isolate Uvic2021 chromosome 2, UVic_Omas_1.1, whole genome shotgun sequence genomic region harbors:
- the LOC135552162 gene encoding BTB/POZ domain-containing protein KCTD19-like yields the protein MATEQDNEFCSFNVGGCFFSIRFNRLSHLQDSLLFKDTSSGQKPRWFIDRDGCTFRHVQYYLQTGKLATSCVSELNILYELTAGLRLTSLLQALENLQSGKHFLRDRPVDLQVTERATLNYWKTRICNTREPEPIASPVSSGHDAVPLGLVGTPLVDGDEEVLYCFVPMETVRLYPALVTPHNLLWLCDDLVVIECDSSLFRFIVWNRLNTYEYIVRQRHRQEPRDISKGVQGTQAAPPKSNLIKLLTLALTCPDSYRP from the exons ATGGCAACTGAACAGGACAATGAATTTTGTTCCTTCAACGTTGGTGGTTGTTTTTTTTCCATCCGGTTCAACCGACTTTCTCACCTTCAGGACTCCTTGCTTTTCAAAGACACGTCTTCTGGTCAGAAACCACGGTGGTTTATCGACAGAGACGGATGCACATTCAGACATGTACAGTATTATCTACAAACTGGAAAACTAGCTACATCATGTGTATCAGAACTAAATATTTTATATGAGCTTACTGCAGGTCTACGTCTAACGTCACTGCTGCAG GCCTTAGAGAACCTCCAGTCAGGGAAGCATTTCCTGCGAGACCGGCCAGTAGACCTGCAGGTGACTGAGAGAGCCACCCTGAACTACTGGAAGACCAGAATCTGTAACACCAGAGAACCTGAACCCATAGCCAGCCCAGTGTCCTCAG gtCACGATGCGGTACCCCTGGGTCTGGTGGGGACTCCTCTGGTCGACGGCGACGAGGAGGTGCTGTACTGCTTCGTTCCCATGGAGACGGTCCGCCTGTACCCCGCCCTGGTGACGCCTCACAACCTGCTGTGGCTGTGTGACGACCTGGTCGTCATCGAGTGTGACAGCTCTCTCTTCAGATTCATAG TGTGGAACCGTCTGAATACGTATGAGTACATTGTCAGACAGAGGCATCGCCAGGAGCCCAGAGACATCAGTAAAGGAGTGCAGGGGACCCAAGCAGCGCCTCCTAAATCCAACCTCATCAAG TTACTGACCCTGGCTCTCACCTGTCCTGACAGTTACAGACCCTGA